Proteins from one Dioscorea cayenensis subsp. rotundata cultivar TDr96_F1 unplaced genomic scaffold, TDr96_F1_v2_PseudoChromosome.rev07_lg8_w22 25.fasta BLBR01000075.1, whole genome shotgun sequence genomic window:
- the LOC120253435 gene encoding U-box domain-containing protein 4-like, whose translation METEISGTYRYMGRSLPDAGGDSSGAFSDCNSDHSGEFSPSAGGGGGAALRLLVPFSAGDYSEDDLRLLIAELESPSATVEAQRGAAMEIRLLAKHSSENRLRIARAGAVRPLVALLSSSDPLLQEHGVTAILNLSLLEENKDIIAAAGAIKPLVRALRSASSAARENAACALLRLSYSDALKTAIARSGAIPPLVSMLESGGARAKKDAATALYALCSVKENKIRAVEAGIVRPLLEMMAETEGGMVDKAGCVLGRVATEEVGRAAAVEEGGIPVLVEVVEIGTQRQKEIAASTLLEICDGSINGAGAGAYRALVVREGAIPPLVALSQSGTTRAKQKAEKLIELLRQPRTAAGRVVDD comes from the exons ATGGAAACGGAGATCTCGGGAACGTACCGTTATATGGGCCGAAGCTTACCGGACGCCGGCGGTGACTCCTCCGGCGCGTTCAGTGATTGTAATTCCGATCACTCCGGTGAGTTCTCGCCGTcagctggtggtggtggtggcgcgGCTCTCCGGCTTCTTGTTCCTTTCTCCGCTGGTGATTACTCAGAGGATGATCTACGTTTGTTGATCGCTGAGCTGGAGTCTCCCAGCGCTACAGTCGAGGCGCAGCGCGGCGCCGCCATGGAGATCCGGTTGTTGGCGAAGCATAGCTCGGAGAATAGGTTGAGGATCGCGCGCGCCGGCGCGGTGCGGCCTCTTGTGGCTCTTCTTTCTAGCTCTGATCCGCTTCTTCAGGAGCATGGCGTTACCGCGATCCTTAACCTCTCGCTGCTCGAGGAGAACAAGGACATCATCGCGGCGGCGGGGGCGATCAAACCCTTGGTTCGAGCTCTCCGATCGGCGTCCTCTGCAGCGCGGGAGAACGCTGCTTGTGCGCTTCTTCGGCTTTCCTATTCCGATGCCCTTAAGACCGCCATCGCGCGGTCTGGTGCGATACCGCCGCTTGTCTCCATGTTGGAATCCGGCGGGGCTAGGGCAAAGAAGGACGCGGCGACGGCGCTCTACGCGCTGTGCTCGGTGAAAGAGAACAAGATCCGGGCGGTGGAGGCGGGGATCGTCAGGCCGTTGCTGGAGATGATGGCGGAGACGGAGGGGGGGATGGTGGATAAGGCTGGGTGCGTGCTCGGCCGAGTGGCGACGGAGGAGGTGGGCCGGGCGGCGGCGGTGGAGGAGGGTGGGATTCCGGTCCTCGTCGAGGTCGTTGAGATCGGCACTCAGCGCCAGAAGGAGATCGCCGCCTCCACGTTGCTCGAGATATGCGATGGCTCCATTAACGGTGCCGGCGCCGGAGCTTACCGAGCGCTCGTCGTCCGCGAGGGAGCCATTCCGCCGCTCGTCGCGCTCTCTCAATCCGGCACCACACGCGCCAAGCAAAAG GCGGAGAAGCTGATAGAGCTACTGAGACAGCCGAGGACGGCGGCTGGAAGGGTGGTGGATGATTGA